The Lolium perenne isolate Kyuss_39 chromosome 6, Kyuss_2.0, whole genome shotgun sequence genome segment caccgagagggcccagagtatatctatccgtcatcgtgatggacaaatcccactgttgatccatatgcctcaactcatactttctggatacttaatcccacctttataaccacccatttacgcagtggcgtttgatgtaatcaaagtaccgtataagtgatttacatgatctcatggtcataaggactaggtaactatgtatcgaaagcttatagcaaataacttaataacatgatcttatgatacgcttaattgggtgtgtccattacattattcatacaatgatataaccttgttattaataacatccaatgttcatgattatgaaactaatcatcaattaatcaacaagctagttaagaggtacatatcacacatgtatcaatgtttcggttaatacaattatagcatggtatataaacatttatcataaacataaagatatataataaccacttttattattgcctcttgggcatatctccaacatcttgggcatatctccaacacatcatacctagcctcgctgatgccatccctgaatgttaatatttgtttcgaccaacaaagtatgaggcattccatttagttcatactagctacttgtctcttatttgagttggcacttcttaattgcattggccaatgattagaatgtttggtcacttgtacactctggggtggggctagttaacctggtgtgatggcacaaatatcaatctcttgtgcatcctacttggcttcgctgaccccatccctaaatgttaatatttgtttcgaccaataaAGTATGAGACATtaattagttcatactagctacttatttcttatttgagttggcacttcttaattgcattgtcatttcttccattttagtgctgatgattaaattttgtggtcactacacacTTGGGGGAGGcaccagtgagcctggtgcgatgacacaaatataaatctcttgtgcatcctacctggcctcactgacgcctttcctaaatgttaatatttgtttcgaccaacaatgtatgatgtcattccatttgctttagtATTTCAAAATAACGATGATTAAAATGCTTGGTCACTCTTACACTCAGGGGCGGTGTTAGTAAACCTCGTGTGattgcacaaatatcaatctcttgtgcatcctacctggctcgCTAACTCCGTCCCGGAATGTTAatgtttgtttcgaccaacaaactatgaggcatgctatttagttgatactagttggtctttcttcgagatagcgccgatgattaaaatgtttggtcaccgtacacttgggggtggcgtgagTGAGTctcgtaagatagcacaaatatcaatctcttgtgcatcggacttggtctcacttacgccatccctggatgttaatatttgtgttgaccaacaatgtatgaggcatttattccatttctcttgtgcatcggacttggtctcacttggtctcactttcttccattttaatcagaggaggaaccggatgaagaccccgatgcaagcgagcctggcgagtagagaggagggagcaaaggaggaactggatgaagaccactttgtatctcgaaatggtGAAATTTgtagaattaagagttgtatgtaaaacatttgacacttgccactatatatatatatctcgatcgggctcaaagtaatgtgatgatgatgtttaTATTATATatgtgcaatgtacatgctatttatattatatctgcataTTTCTGTATATAATCTGTATAatatatgtatattgttgtatatAACTTgtatgtgtatagcaggcagcacaaaatcgtgtataatacgagcaaattctgtggcgcactgaaaacAAGTTCTGTGACGCaccactttctgtggcgcatcgaagcactggtgcgccacataaaccttaattttgtggcgcatgagctggtgcgccacagaaaccttatttttttggcgaagtttctgtggcgcaccgcccatgcgccacagaatgtgttTTTGGTGCGACACTAATGAgcattttcctactagtgtaagaCTCATCGTTGAAGGTATCAACATGACCTTTATTCACACTTTCAAGTAAAATCAAGTGTGCGACATATTTTTGAAGTTTCATAAGTCCCTCTTTTCCAAGTGAATTGGCAAGAGCATGACTCGCAACCTCGTATTCTTTGGCATCTTCATTTTATCTCCTAATCTTGTGTTCCTCTCTACCTTAGTGAAGTTGGCATCACAGTAAAATACTCCCTCTGTCACATGAAGGTTGTATGAGATCAAACAAGCTTCGTAGGACGGATGGAGTAGGATTGATCCAATTTTGTGTTGTGGCTGGTGCATTTGAGATTTTATACAATTAAAACTTAGTATTGAATCATGTATTTTAACCAACTATTTTATAAATTAAAAGTGAGAATGTcgagctttaaattaataaaaatcCAAACGGCTTCAGAGGTACATTTTGTTAAAGAATTAGCTCACTCTTCATCAAACTATTAGAGTATATTACGGTTTTGATATATTTGGTAGTTTAAGATTGTAACCTAGATCTATCTCTACTAGGTTTCTTGCCCTCCAAGTCTTCTCTACTATATAAGCAGCCCAAGAGACCCAATGTAATAATCTTGGGCTGTTTATATAGTAGAGAAGATTTGAATGGCAAGAAGCCTAGTAGAGAATAGAGATAGATCTATGTTACAATCTTAAACTACCAAATATATCTAAACCATAATATACTCTAATACAAACAAAACAAAGCAAGCAAAGACTATGCAAAACCTGCTGAAGTCCTCTTCCACCGGAACAAAACCACTAGGGAGACGAAAAGGATTATTAGAAGTTAAGGAACTGAAAGATAGGTAGTAGTCACTACGTTCTTGATGCAGCACTGTCACTGCATGCATATACTCAAGAATTAATCTAGTGACCATCGTGACCATCTACTCATTCAAGTTAGAACTGGAAGCGGATTCTTGAATATACATTGTCAGTGTATGTTAGGACAAGAGGGCGAACTTTTTTCTGGCTGCATACAAGACACAACCCAAATACACTTTCGACGGCGGTACTCATCTTTACGTATAGGAAACAATGTTCTGTGACCGATCACAGCAAACTACCCCTCCGTTCACTAATATAAGATGTTTAGCCTTTTATAGATTCATCTATTTTGGTATGTATTTAGTATAGATTCACTCATTATGGTGTGCACCTAGTTCAGTTAAAATCTCTAAAACGTCTTCTAGGTAATCGTAAATGATGTGGAAGAGGACTTCTTATAGAGGTCTACGGCCTGAACATTTTTCATTGAGCTGGGCCAATTCTAGGCAATCGTAAATGATGTCTTAACCTGCAGCCACTGCGCTAGCTGCATTCCCTTGGAGATTTTAGATAAAACATCGAAAACGACGTGTCTCTGATATTCCTGTCCGCTCTTGAGTTGTATCGATTTCAGCTTCTGGCACCAGAAAACATCTGGCGTCGGGCCTTTTGAAGCTTGTTGCTCTTTGTTCCTCCGGGGATATAGGACAAACTGTGGTACATAATATACAAGGCTTAGTGCGTGCAGTTAGAGGAAAAAACGAACTGAAGTGAAGAAACTTGAGCATGAGTGCTAATGTATTACCCTGCAGTGGTGCAATCCAAGCATCTCGAGGTTAGGTGTGTTCGGGAGGATGGCCGTGAGAGCTTGAAACTTGGCTCCAACCTCGCATCCTTCTAAGATCAAGGTTTTCAGGCTATCGAGCACCACAAAATCAAGAGATTCCTCCTCTAGCAGTGCCTGAACCCATGTTTAATTAGATGATAATTCGGCATACAATAGTGCATGAGGGATAACAAAATTAAGGATAATATAGCTAGCGTGCGTACCCTTGCCGTGAATCCGGCGAGACGCAGGTGGGCGAGGCGGGGAGCCGTGATGCTGAGGCGGTCGCAGGCGATGGGGTCAAGGAAGGCGAGGCTGCGAAGCGTGGGCGACGCGACGACGAGGTGGTTCTTTATCCGGCAGCTCTCGATGTGGAGGTCCTCGAGCGCCGGGCAGTACGTGCCAACGTACTCCAGGAAGTCCGGCGACAGGACGGCTCGCACGAGTCGCAGCGTTGTCAAGCGGCGGGTACACCAACCCGTGGCGTCGGAGCGGTGTGGCCGCCAGCAGATGGTACCGGCGTGGGCAGCGCGGATGTCGACCGCGGCTGGGACACGGTGGAGGGCGCGGCCGATCCACCTGTCCCTGTCGGCGAAGGAACCGGGCCAGAAGGTTCCACGTCTGACCAAGTTCAGGCGGAAGGTATCGAGATGCGGCGTCTCCGGCGGGACCGACGACGGCACCACGTGGTCGGCGAAGTCTTCGAAGCTCTCCCGCTTGTTGCCGGCGAACTCCCGCTCGTCGATGACGACGTTGGCGCGCACCACGTCGCGCCAGAGGTGCGTCCACCGCCGCGACAGGACGCTGGTCTGCACCACCTGCCGGGAGCCCAGGTGGGAcagtacatcatgcaggaggcagTCCGGCATGTCGCCCAGCCGATCAGTCCCGACGCGGCGGCGCTTGCCACCGATCCGATCGCGTGCGGCTGGCTTCATACGGGAGGCTTTGATAAGGACGATGCAGGATCTTTCTGTTTGTTAATTTGGAAAGACGACAAAAGTTTGATTTGACTGAAAAGAGTAACCCAATTTTGTTAGGGAATGTCCACAGCGGCTATTTCGGACACCGAATCGATCCGTTTCGGCTCGTTTGCGGTGGGCCATGAACTCGCCAGAAACTTGTCTCCGTTTGCGGGTGGCAATGCATCCAATAGGCCGCGGCATGCTTCGGAGAtttcaactcatcccgcaagattacaaatattatctcctaatacaactttaGCTTTTCTTAATAACAATTTGGGCttgcgattcttcttattcttcgagtcgtgggccttcagtaaaccccgggtactatctttgacaggcccattggggatgcctatgtcagtagcccccgagattttgcttgaatgtagagtcagggaaaatctctactgtttatatttactctacaactttaaacttctctatatttcttcatatgactttctatattgtacacggataatggtagttggggctagttcatctgatggatcaggtactagttaactgctctggtggcaatccgcaaaaacctacttcaagatcacgtccctggacatgatctcgggatactggtgtaaacttcgacaggtgtcgCTTAAGGTTTTACCAttttgtcgagtcccagtcatatttatcgggtacctaacgcgtccgctaggatttttcttcgtatctgttgatacggataaaagtagcaaaccgacgtcagagacggcgccacgccacacagaatggatctggggtcttaccttcgcaaacttttgcggcattcagaaattgttcgcaactttggcgttctgagaatatattgtcgagtgcttattcggctgttggaatggcacattttattgagtcaacggatgacttatattgctctcccgatgggagtatatgtagagttacttataactcgaaatatactctcttgttcctctttcttttcttttttataatttcatcgggcacgcgaacaacgttcccgatgggagtagcccccgaggctacagccaaggacttgtgcttgggtgtaggctccacgccttatgccgctatattttctttctctcccgaaattttcaaatctctcgggtgcgcgaacagcgctcccgatgggagtagcccccgaggctatgagcaaatatttgtatttgatcatatgctaacaccatttctattttgtctttctcgaatttttcatttttccaaagtagcccctgatacgtctccgacgtatcgataattttttatgttccatgccacattattgatgatatctacatgttttatgcacactttatgtcatattcgtgcattttctggaactaacctattaacaagatgccgaagtgccagttgctgttttttgctgtttttggtttcagaaatcctagtaaggaaatattctcggaatcggacgaaatcaacgcccagggtcctattttgccacgaagcttccagaagaccgaagaggagacgaagtggggccacgaggtggcgacaccatagggcggcgcggcccaagccctggccgcgccgacctagggtgtgggcccctcgtgacgccccttgacctgcccttccgcctacaaatagccttcgtcgcgaaacccccagtaccgagagccacgatacggaaaaccttccagagacgccgccgccgccaatcccatctcgggggattcaggagatcgcctccggcaccctgccggagaggggaatcatctcccggaggactctacgccgccatggtcgcctccggagtgatgagtgagtagtctacccctggactatgggtccatagcagtagctagatggttgtcttctccccattgtgcttaattgtcgggtcttgtgagctgccgaacatgatcaagatcatctatctgtaattctatatgttgtgtttgtcgggatccgatgaatagagaatacttgttatgttgattatcaatttatatctatgtgttgtttatgatcttgcatgctctccgttactagtagatgctctggccaagtagatgcttgtaactccaagagggagtatttatgctcgatagtgggttcatgtctccgtgaactgggagtgtgagaaacctctaagattatggatgtcttttgccactagggataaaacattggtgctatgttcgaggatgtagttaatgattacattacgcgcaatacttaatgcaattgtctctgttgttagcaacttaatactggagggggttcggatgataacctgaaggtggactttttaggcatagatgcatgctggatagcggtctatgtactttgtcgtaatgcccaattaaatctcactatactcatcataatatgtatgtgcatggtcatgccctctttatttgtcaattgcccaactgtaatttgttcacccaacatgctgtttatcttatgggagagacacctctagtgaactgtggaccccggtccaattctctatactgaaatacaatctactgcaatacttgttctactgttttctgcaaacaatcatcatccatactatacatctaatcctttgttacagcaagccggtgagattgacaacctcgctgtttcgttggggcaaagtacttggtttgtgttgtgcaggttccacgttggcgccggaatccctggtgttgcgccgcactacatctcgccaccatcaaccttcaacgtgcttcttggctcctactggttcgataaaccttggtttcatactgagggaaaacttgccgctgtacgcatcacaccttcctcttggggttcccaatggacgcgtgctgtacgcgtatcaagcactttttctggcgccgttgccggggagatcaagacacgctgcaaggggagtctccacatcgcaatctctttactttgtttttgtcttgcttagttttatttactactttgtttgctgcactaaatcaaaatacaaaaaaattagttgctagttttactttatttgttatcttgtttgctatatcaaaaaacacaaaaaaattagttacttgcagttactttacttatttcattatgtttccttttaattttaccgtaaaaaacatgccggtagggcgcgggtctataattgggagaaataatatagaagaatttttcaatcatgttagtaccgttgatgattttgaagatagacacttggtagatcttgctcctacttatgaaattgctgctgctgctttagttcgcatgttggaatctaaatttgttaatctcaatcctataatccaacacatgtttcttacactcggtgatatggaagaaggggaaaagaaagattttgttttagaaacccttcttagagaatttggtggtctagcaagagaggctagaaaggtctttactaaatataatatgcttggttctcacaccaattttgttagtctccttgaaaaaatggatatggatagaataaagtacactaataatattaatgatggtggggagatcaaagcaccaataccatgtaagctcctagcgatgaatgatgcactagaaaataactatgcttggcttgttccgaaaaatttatttgatgagagtagcaagcctaagactaatgaaaagggagacgctaaaacttatgtatccaatatactatgcttggctgagaaaactccacaccccgctgaagatgcaccacccttcgataatacttgatacacactttctgcgcctagctgaaaggcgttaaagaaaagcgcttatgggagacaacccatgtttcactacagtactttgtttttattttgtgtcttggaagttgtttactactgtagcaacctctccttatcttagtttagtgttttgttgtgccaagtaaagtcgttgatagtaaagttcatactagatttggattactgcgcagaaacagatttctttgttgtcacgaatctgggctgttttctctgtaggtaactcagaaaattatgccaatttacgtgagtgatcctcagatatgtacgcaactttcattcaatttgagcattttcatttgagcaagtttggtgcctcaataaaattcgtcaatacgaactgttctgttttgacagattctgccttttatttcgtattgccagttttgttatgttcgatagatatttttattccattgactttcagtagctttgtgcaatgtccagaagtgttaagaatgattatgtcacctctgaacatgtatattttgattgtgcactaaccctctaataagttgttctaagtttggtgtggaggaagttttcaaggatcaagagagggagatgatacaacatgatcaaggagagtgaaagctctaagcttggggatgccccggtggttcacccctgcatatatcaagaagactcaagcgtctatgcttggggatgcccaaggcatccccttcttcatcgacaacattatcaggttcctcccctgaaactatatttttattccatcacagcttatgtgctttgcttggagcgtcggtttgtttttgtttttgttttgtttgaataaaatggatcctagcattcattgtgtgggagagagacacgctccgctgtagcatatggacaaatatgtccttaggctttactcataatgttcatggcgaagtttcttcttcgttaaattgttatatggttggaattggaaaatgatacatgtagtaattgctaaaatgtcttggataatgtgatacttggcaattgttgtgctcatgtttaagctcttgcatcatatactttgcacccattaatgaagaaatacatagagcatgctaaaatttggtttgcatatttggtctctcttaagtctagataatttctagtattgagtttgaacaacaaggaagacggtgtagagtcttataatgttttcaatatgtcttttatgtgagttttgctgcaccggttcatccttgtgtttgtttcaaatagccttgctagcctaaaccttgtatcgagagggaatacttctcatgcatccaaaataattgagccaaccactatgccatttgtgtccaccatacctacctactacatggtatttctccgccattccaaagtaaattgcttgagtgctacctttaaatttccattcttcacctttacaatatatagctcatgggacaaatagc includes the following:
- the LOC127330395 gene encoding MEIOTIC F-BOX protein MOF-like; this encodes MKPAARDRIGGKRRRVGTDRLGDMPDCLLHDVLSHLGSRQVVQTSVLSRRWTHLWRDVVRANVVIDEREFAGNKRESFEDFADHVVPSSVPPETPHLDTFRLNLVRRGTFWPGSFADRDRWIGRALHRVPAAVDIRAAHAGTICWRPHRSDATGWCTRRLTTLRLVRAVLSPDFLEYVGTYCPALEDLHIESCRIKNHLVVASPTLRSLAFLDPIACDRLSITAPRLAHLRLAGFTARALLEEESLDFVVLDSLKTLILEGCEVGAKFQALTAILPNTPNLEMLGLHHCRVIH